One region of Coregonus clupeaformis isolate EN_2021a chromosome 31, ASM2061545v1, whole genome shotgun sequence genomic DNA includes:
- the dld gene encoding delta-like protein D yields the protein MGHQSLAIAVILCVLICQGLCSGVFELKLQEFLNKKGVTGNTNCCKGASGIQQCECKTFFRICLKHYQVNVTPEPPCTYGGAVTPVLGSNSFQVPETTAEAFANPIPFSFGFTWPGTFSLIIEALHTDSEDDLSTDNPERLISRFTTQRHLTVGDEWSSDLQTSGRTELKYSYRFICDEHYYGEGCSVFCRPRDDAFGHFTCGERGEIICNSGWKGTYCTEPICLPGCGEEHGFCDKPGECKCRVGFSGRYCDDCIRYPGCLHGTCQQPWQCNCLEGWGGLFCNQDLNYCTHHKPCMNGATCTNTGQGSYTCSCKPGFSGASCEIEVNECSDNPCRNGGSCTDQENTFKCACPPGFYGNNCELSAMTCADGPCFNGGRCADNPEGGYYCQCPLGYAGFNCEKKIDHCTSNPCSNGAQCMDLVNSYMCQCPEGFSGANCEDNIDECANYPCQNGGTCSDGMNDYTCTCPPGYTGKNCSSPISKCEHNPCHNGATCHERKNRYVCACVPGYGGHNCQFLLPSHPQGQPGVEGADKRYSDDQDQGTFPWTAVCAGIILALLLLVACAVLMVYIRVKVQQRSQQGDNHSESETMNNLANNCQRPDKDLSVSVIGTTGVKNTNKKVDFHSDNAGGEKNGYKSRYSSTDYNLVHELKPEDLSKEDQEKSEAKCSESNCSESLCSDSDFEEKHRKSLKSDASENKRPEESMCNEASMCNDTKYQSVYVISDEKDECIIATEV from the exons ATGGGACACCAGTCGCTCGCGATAGCTGTCATCCTTTGTGTCTTGATATGCCAG GGTCTTTGTTCAGGGGTTTTCGAGTTGAAGTTACAAGAGTTTCTCAACAAGAAAGGAGTGACAGGCAATACAAACTGCTGCAAAGGAGCCTCTGGGATTCAGCAGTGTGAATGCAAAACGTTTTTTAGAATCTGCTTGAAGCATTATCAAGTTAACGTAACACCGGAACCCCCTTGTACCTATGGCGGTGCCGTGACTCCTGTCCTCGGATCAAACTCCTTTCAAGTGCCTGAAACAACTGCAGAAGCCTTCGCCAATCCTATTCCGTTTTCTTTTGGATTCACGTGGCCG GGGACATTCTCTCTCATCATTGAGGCCCTACACACAGATTCCGAGGATGATCTTTCAACAG ATAACCCTGAACGTCTGATCAGTCGCTTCACCACTCAGAGGCATCTGACAGTGGGAGATGAGTGGTCCTCTGATTTACAGACTAGTGGAAGAACAGAGCTGAAGTACTCCTACCGATTTATTTGTGATGAGCATTACTACGGGGAGGGTTGTTCTGTTTTCTGCCGTCCACGAGATGATGCCTTTGGTCACTTCACCTGTGGGGAACGTGGTGAGATCATTTGCAACTCAGGATGGAAGGGAACCTACTGCACAGAAC CGATCTGTCTTCCTGGTTGTGGTGAGGAGCACGGGTTCTGTGACAAGCCTGGTGAATGCAA GTGTAGAGTTGGCTTCAGTGGGCGTTACTGTGATGACTGCATCCGCTACCCAGGGTGTCTTCACGGCACCTGCCAGCAGCCGTGGCAGTGTAACTGCCTGGAGGGATGGGGTGGCCTCTTCTGCAACCAAG ATCTCAACTACTGTACACACCACAAGCCCTGCATGAATGGAGCCACTTGTACCAATACTGGCCAGGGTAGCTACACCTGCTCCTGTAAGCCCGGCTTCTCTGGGGCCAGCTGTGAGATTGAGGTCAACGAATGTTCCGACAACCCCTGCCGGAATGGGGGAAGCTGCACT GATCAAGAAAACACATTCAAATGTGCCTGCCCCCCAGGCTTCTATGGCAACAACTGTGAGCTCAGTGCCATGACCTGTGCTGATGGGCCTTGCTTTAACGGCGGACGCTGTGCTGACAACCCAGAGGGAGGATACTACTGCCAGTGTCCTCTCGGCTATGCCGGATTCAACTGTGAGAAGAAGATCGACCACTGCACCTCCAACCCATGCTCCAACG GTGCCCAGTGTATGGACCTTGTGAACTCCTACATGTGCCAGTGCCCTGAGGGTTTCTCCGGAGCCAACTGCGAGGACAACATTGACGAGTGCGCCAACTACCCCTGCCAGAATGGTGGCACATGCTCGGATGGCATGAACGATTACACCTGCACCTGCCCACCTGGATACACCGGAAAGAACTGCAGCTCGCCCATCAGCAAATGCGAGCACAACCCCTGCCACAACGGAGCCACCTGCCACGAGAGGAAGAACCGCTACGTGTGCGCCTGTGTGCCAGGCTACGGTGGCCATAACTGCCAGTTCCTCCTGCCATCGCATCCCCAGGGACAGCCCGGGGTGGAGGGAGCTGATAAGAGATACTCTGATGACCAGGACCAAGGTACATTCCCCTGGACCGCGGTGTGTGCTGGGATAATCCTggcgctgctgctgctggtggccTGTGCCGTGCTGATGGTTTACATCCGGGTCAAGGTGCAGCAGAGGAGCCAGCAGGGAGACAACCACAGTGAGAGTGAGACCATGAACAACCTGGCCAACAACTGTCAACGACCTGACAAGGACCTATCTGTCAGCGTAATCGGCACGACAGGGGTCAAGAACACAAATAAGAAAGTGGACTTTCACTCGGACAATGCTGGAGGAGAGAAGAATGGCTACAAGTCCCGATACTCGTCAACGGATTATAATCTGGTGCATGAGCTGAAGCCAGAAGATTTGTCGAAAGAGGACCAAGAAAAGAGCGAGGCGAAGTGTTCCGAATCAAATTGTTCCGAATCTCTGTGTTCGGACAGTGATTTCGAAGAGAAACACAGAAAAAGTTTAAAGAG TGACGCCTCAGAAAATAAACGTCCAGAGGAGTCGATGTGCAACGAAGCATCGATGTGCAACGACACAAAGTACCAGTCAGTCTACGTCATATCAGACGAGAAAGATGAATGTATCATTGCGACTGAG GTGTAA